Proteins encoded in a region of the Streptomyces sp. NBC_00258 genome:
- a CDS encoding DUF4255 domain-containing protein gives MSNALAIAHVTQALALLIEANLQPEIDMAVKVEPRKPSADPPADPTITVFLYQVTPNTSQRNNDLPTRASDGTLLKRPAAALDLHFLISAYGEESELVGQRLIGSVVRTLHEIPVLPKDIIELAGEKPYLAGSDLAEAAQRVRFTPTVMDIDETSKLWGMLHQTPYTLSVVYQAALVFIEGREVPVPAKPVERPAVRVLPFGAPGAPVPPGASANGSASPEGGASDERSGEAGAKAAAKTPAKPETEPEPEPEAKPAAKAAAKTPAKAPAKAPVKAAAKAPARARKEGQPNKAAQSGKSAQSGRSARGAAKSTGAAPSTSSASSADTSTAGDGPEGTED, from the coding sequence ATGAGCAACGCACTCGCCATCGCCCACGTCACCCAGGCCCTCGCCCTGCTGATCGAGGCCAATCTCCAGCCCGAGATCGACATGGCCGTCAAGGTCGAGCCGCGCAAGCCGTCGGCCGATCCGCCGGCCGACCCCACCATCACCGTGTTCCTGTACCAGGTCACGCCCAACACCTCGCAGCGGAACAACGACCTGCCGACCCGCGCGTCCGACGGCACGCTGCTCAAGCGGCCCGCCGCGGCACTTGACCTGCACTTCCTGATCAGCGCCTACGGCGAGGAGTCGGAACTGGTCGGGCAGCGGCTGATCGGTTCCGTGGTGCGCACACTGCACGAGATACCCGTCCTGCCGAAGGACATCATCGAACTGGCCGGGGAGAAGCCCTACTTGGCGGGCAGCGACCTCGCCGAGGCGGCGCAGCGGGTGCGGTTCACGCCGACGGTGATGGACATCGACGAGACCTCGAAGCTGTGGGGGATGCTCCACCAGACCCCGTACACGCTGTCGGTGGTGTACCAGGCGGCTCTCGTCTTCATCGAGGGGCGCGAGGTGCCGGTGCCGGCGAAGCCGGTGGAGCGGCCCGCGGTGCGGGTGCTGCCGTTCGGGGCGCCGGGGGCGCCGGTTCCGCCCGGCGCGTCCGCGAACGGGTCCGCGTCCCCGGAGGGCGGGGCTTCCGACGAGAGGTCCGGTGAGGCGGGGGCGAAGGCTGCCGCCAAGACGCCCGCCAAGCCTGAAACCGAGCCCGAGCCCGAGCCCGAAGCCAAGCCTGCCGCGAAGGCCGCGGCCAAGACGCCGGCGAAGGCTCCCGCGAAGGCGCCGGTGAAGGCCGCCGCCAAGGCACCGGCCCGCGCCCGCAAGGAGGGACAGCCCAACAAGGCTGCCCAGTCGGGCAAGTCGGCCCAGTCCGGCAGGTCGGCGCGCGGCGCGGCCAAGAGCACGGGAGCCGCGCCCTCCACATCATCCGCATCCTCCGCGGACACCTCGACGGCCGGCGACGGCCCCGAGGGCACGGAGGACTGA
- a CDS encoding gluconokinase, with the protein MNTPHVVVVMGVAGTGKTTIGPLLAQRLGVPYAEGDDFHPEANIAKMTAGTPLTDEDRWPWLDAIGAWAHGRAGLGGVVSSSALKRSYRDRLRSAAPGVVFVHLTGDRKLIEDRMAHRQGHFMPTALLDSQFATLQPLQADETGVAVDVSGTPEEITDRAVTALRGIDR; encoded by the coding sequence ATGAACACCCCCCACGTCGTCGTGGTCATGGGAGTGGCAGGCACCGGGAAGACCACCATCGGTCCCCTGCTCGCCCAGCGGCTCGGCGTTCCCTACGCCGAGGGCGACGACTTCCACCCCGAGGCCAACATCGCCAAGATGACGGCCGGGACACCGCTGACCGACGAGGACCGCTGGCCCTGGCTCGACGCCATCGGCGCCTGGGCACACGGGCGGGCCGGCCTCGGCGGGGTGGTCAGCAGTTCAGCACTGAAGCGCAGCTACCGGGACCGGCTCAGGTCGGCCGCTCCCGGGGTCGTCTTCGTCCACCTCACGGGCGACCGGAAGCTCATCGAGGACCGGATGGCGCACCGCCAGGGGCACTTCATGCCGACGGCGCTCCTGGACTCCCAGTTCGCCACCCTCCAGCCGCTCCAGGCGGACGAGACGGGTGTCGCCGTGGACGTCTCCGGCACCCCCGAGGAGATCACCGACCGGGCCGTGACCGCGCTGCGCGGCATCGACCGGTAA
- a CDS encoding phage tail protein, translating to MAEFTVNAQRFDPYKNFKFLVLWDGRTVAGISKISPLKRTTEVVKHRHGGDPSSPRKSPGRSEFEGITLERGVTHDPEFDRWANKVWQVGAGLGSEVSLADFRKDIVIQVLNEAGQVAVSHKLYRTWPSEYQVLGELDANANAVAIQSLKLECEGWERDYEVPEPEEPSFLNPA from the coding sequence ATGGCTGAGTTCACTGTCAACGCCCAGCGCTTCGACCCGTACAAGAACTTCAAGTTCCTTGTGCTGTGGGACGGTCGTACGGTCGCGGGCATCAGCAAGATCAGTCCGCTGAAGCGGACCACCGAGGTCGTCAAGCACCGGCACGGCGGAGACCCCAGCTCCCCGCGCAAGTCGCCGGGGCGCTCGGAGTTCGAGGGCATCACCCTGGAGCGCGGGGTCACGCACGACCCCGAGTTCGACCGCTGGGCCAACAAGGTCTGGCAGGTCGGGGCCGGTCTGGGCTCCGAGGTGTCCCTCGCCGACTTCCGCAAGGACATCGTGATCCAGGTCCTCAACGAGGCCGGTCAGGTCGCCGTCTCGCACAAGCTCTACCGGACCTGGCCGAGCGAGTACCAGGTCCTCGGCGAGCTGGACGCCAACGCCAACGCGGTGGCCATCCAGTCGCTGAAGCTGGAGTGCGAGGGCTGGGAGCGGGACTACGAGGTGCCCGAGCCGGAGGAGCCCTCGTTCCTCAACCCTGCCTGA
- a CDS encoding T4 family baseplate hub assembly chaperone, translated as MTNTRAAELLTTWETGLAQAPSGRALLLHRAARPDTGGETLSALPVGEREADLFALRRALFGERMQVRLPCSACGEDMEFDLDAGELARSTGAPAEPSVRVAEDGWEIEFRVPGVADLTAAARHPDPRRALLARCVVSAVRDGVDVPADALPETVQRRLAEAAQEADPGADVTLNVNCPECGAATRAELDIASYLWTELDAWARDVLLDVHLLATAYGWSEPEILALSPLRRRYYLELCADD; from the coding sequence ATGACGAACACTCGGGCGGCTGAACTACTCACCACCTGGGAGACCGGGCTTGCCCAGGCCCCGTCCGGACGCGCCCTGCTGCTGCACCGCGCCGCCCGCCCCGACACCGGCGGCGAGACGCTGTCCGCGCTGCCCGTCGGCGAGCGGGAGGCGGACCTCTTCGCGCTGCGCCGGGCCCTGTTCGGCGAGCGGATGCAGGTGCGCCTCCCCTGCTCCGCCTGCGGCGAGGACATGGAATTCGACCTGGACGCCGGGGAGTTGGCCCGGTCGACAGGTGCTCCCGCCGAACCCTCGGTGCGAGTTGCCGAGGACGGCTGGGAGATCGAGTTCCGGGTGCCGGGCGTCGCCGACCTGACGGCGGCCGCCCGGCACCCGGATCCACGGCGGGCGCTGCTCGCCCGCTGCGTCGTCTCGGCGGTGCGCGACGGGGTGGACGTCCCCGCCGACGCGCTGCCCGAGACGGTGCAGCGCCGGCTCGCCGAGGCGGCCCAGGAGGCCGACCCGGGCGCCGACGTCACGCTCAACGTCAACTGCCCCGAGTGCGGAGCGGCCACCCGGGCCGAACTCGACATCGCCTCCTACCTGTGGACCGAACTGGACGCCTGGGCACGGGACGTGCTCCTCGACGTCCATCTGCTCGCCACCGCGTACGGCTGGAGCGAGCCGGAGATCCTGGCGCTCAGCCCGCTGAGGCGCCGCTACTACCTGGAGCTGTGTGCGGATGACTGA
- a CDS encoding ATP-binding protein produces the protein MGTNETGTPGTADGSTTLTAEIRRVLARVDAHAARAARAARAAEPDRGTGTGPGVGSGSETGSESGSGRGTGSAPGPDDGPVSGSGPGSGPRPGGPEDAGHPVQHPAGPATAPLDALVACFGLSAFERDLVLLTAAYELDATTAARCAAASGDPERAHPTFSLALAALAEPHWSALTPVAPLRRWRIVELDDDSRLTLSRLRLDERILHFLLGSPYLDARLHGQLRRTPVPDELPPSYDLAANRVATGWTTGARPEAPLLVEVVGGDLRSRADIAAAAAARSGLGLYAMSAEDIPTDPAERDRLARLWQREAILLPAALLVEAGELDRDQHAAADAFLAGAAVPVVVSSADPRRTDRPHGERVAVPRLDDEEQLGLWTGAFEGVVEIPEGELRSLVAQFQLPPHVVRAAAAAVRRDLPGEDELDAGRLAWRAGMNEARVGMDDQGRRIEPEAGWDDLVLHERQTSVLREIVAHVRQRATVHQEWGFAATLRRGLGVTALFAGGSGTGKTLAAEVMAKELGLDLFIVDLSQVVSKYIGETEKNLRKVFDAAEAGGALLLFDEADALFGKRSEVKDSHDRYANLEVSYLLMRMEAYRGLAILTTNMKKALDTAFMRRIRFVVDFPFPAEHERAEIWRRVLPSRTPTKGIEPELLAQLTVAGGSIRNIALSGAFLAAEEGDRLQMRHMLAAARTEYLKLERSLTPGEVRGWV, from the coding sequence ATGGGGACGAACGAGACGGGCACACCCGGCACGGCGGACGGCAGCACGACGCTGACCGCGGAGATCCGGCGCGTCCTGGCCCGTGTCGACGCCCATGCGGCGAGGGCGGCCCGCGCGGCGCGTGCCGCCGAGCCGGACCGGGGGACGGGCACTGGCCCGGGAGTGGGATCCGGTTCGGAGACGGGTTCGGAATCGGGATCCGGCCGGGGAACGGGCTCGGCGCCCGGGCCCGACGACGGCCCTGTCTCCGGCTCTGGCCCCGGCTCCGGCCCCCGTCCCGGTGGGCCGGAGGACGCCGGTCACCCGGTACAGCACCCGGCGGGTCCCGCCACCGCGCCCCTCGACGCCCTCGTCGCCTGCTTCGGGCTCAGTGCCTTCGAGCGGGACCTCGTACTCCTCACCGCCGCCTACGAGTTGGACGCCACGACCGCCGCCCGGTGTGCCGCGGCGAGCGGTGATCCGGAGCGCGCGCACCCCACCTTCTCGCTCGCGCTGGCCGCCCTCGCCGAGCCGCACTGGAGTGCGCTGACCCCGGTCGCGCCCCTGCGACGCTGGCGGATCGTGGAGCTGGACGACGACTCGCGGCTGACGCTGTCCCGGCTGCGGCTCGACGAGCGCATCCTGCACTTCCTGCTCGGCTCGCCCTACCTGGACGCCCGTCTGCACGGCCAGTTGCGCCGCACGCCGGTTCCGGACGAGTTGCCGCCGTCGTACGACCTGGCCGCGAACCGGGTCGCCACGGGCTGGACGACCGGCGCGCGGCCGGAGGCGCCCCTGCTCGTCGAGGTGGTCGGCGGCGATCTTCGCAGCCGGGCCGACATCGCCGCCGCGGCCGCGGCCCGCTCCGGGCTCGGGCTGTACGCGATGAGCGCCGAGGACATCCCCACCGACCCGGCGGAGCGCGACCGGCTGGCCCGGCTGTGGCAGCGCGAGGCGATCCTGCTGCCCGCCGCCCTGCTCGTGGAGGCCGGCGAACTCGACCGTGACCAGCACGCGGCCGCCGACGCGTTCCTCGCCGGAGCGGCCGTCCCCGTCGTCGTGTCGAGCGCCGACCCGCGCCGGACGGACCGGCCGCACGGAGAGCGGGTGGCCGTGCCGCGACTGGACGACGAGGAGCAACTCGGCCTGTGGACGGGCGCGTTCGAGGGCGTCGTCGAGATCCCGGAGGGCGAACTGCGGTCGCTGGTCGCGCAGTTCCAGCTGCCGCCCCATGTCGTACGTGCCGCTGCCGCCGCCGTACGCCGTGATCTGCCCGGCGAGGACGAGCTGGACGCCGGCCGACTCGCCTGGCGGGCCGGAATGAACGAGGCCCGTGTCGGCATGGACGACCAAGGTCGCCGTATCGAGCCCGAGGCGGGCTGGGACGACCTCGTGCTGCACGAGCGGCAGACGAGTGTGCTGCGCGAGATCGTCGCGCATGTGCGTCAGCGGGCAACTGTCCACCAGGAGTGGGGATTTGCGGCCACCCTGCGCCGAGGGCTGGGCGTCACGGCCCTGTTCGCGGGCGGTTCGGGGACGGGCAAGACACTCGCCGCCGAGGTCATGGCCAAGGAACTGGGCCTGGACCTCTTCATCGTCGACCTGTCCCAGGTGGTCAGTAAGTACATCGGCGAGACCGAGAAGAACCTGCGGAAGGTGTTCGACGCCGCCGAAGCCGGTGGCGCTCTCCTCCTCTTCGACGAGGCCGACGCGCTCTTCGGTAAGCGCAGCGAGGTCAAGGACAGCCACGACCGGTACGCCAACCTCGAAGTCAGCTATCTGCTGATGCGGATGGAGGCCTACCGGGGGCTGGCGATCCTCACCACCAACATGAAGAAGGCCCTGGACACGGCGTTCATGCGCCGGATCCGTTTCGTCGTCGACTTCCCGTTCCCGGCCGAGCACGAGCGTGCCGAGATCTGGCGCAGGGTCCTGCCGTCGAGGACCCCCACGAAGGGCATCGAGCCGGAACTGCTGGCCCAACTGACCGTCGCCGGTGGCTCGATCCGCAACATCGCCCTGTCCGGCGCGTTCCTCGCCGCCGAGGAGGGCGACCGGCTGCAGATGCGGCACATGCTCGCGGCGGCCCGCACCGAGTACCTCAAGCTGGAGCGCTCCCTGACCCCGGGGGAGGTCCGCGGATGGGTGTGA
- a CDS encoding phage tail sheath family protein, with the protein MPMSAVNTARPTYPGVYVEELPSSARTISTVTTSVTAFVGHTRRGPLNEPVRVTSFTEFERRFGGLSSQSAVGYAVHQFFGNGGTVAVIVRVAKAGSGKAACVTLESTEGHSESAVLEVHAKEPGVWGNGLRVAVDYDTPCPDETFNLRVYDAKGEARESFTGLSMDASHGRHAPTVINAGSRLIRVEAVGEGRPDPSGTVSKPFGHELPDLAVDLTVKIGEVEREFTLYDPDCDGEAPSNVAELALLLERKLRALPDAPGKHAFAGAEVTAFGKRIQVVAGSTDPEDVVRFVGECANDLGLEASVNPPVFPLEGGEDGGAPGPRDLIGSEADKTGIQALRGVADVNLLVLPELAAYESTEDAITVVSAAQRLCQERRIFLLVDAPGTWVSVDTARAGLAAYDAVRGNHAGLYFPHLQLTDPLTGRLRSFPPSGAVAGVYARTDSERGVWKAPAGTEARLAGVHSLTVNLTDRETGLLNPLGVNCLRTMPLVGPLVWGARTLEGSDALDSEWKYVPVRRLALHVEESLQRGLQWVVFEPNDENLWQQIRLGASSYLHTLFRQGAFKGGTPREAYFVKCDHDTTTDEDIANGVVNVLVGIAPVRPAEFVIVRIQQTSGQFEL; encoded by the coding sequence ATGCCGATGAGCGCGGTGAACACTGCCAGGCCGACGTATCCCGGCGTCTACGTCGAAGAGCTTCCCAGCAGCGCCCGGACCATCTCGACCGTCACCACCTCGGTGACCGCCTTCGTGGGGCACACCCGGCGCGGCCCGCTGAACGAGCCGGTGCGCGTCACGAGCTTCACCGAGTTCGAGCGCCGCTTCGGCGGTCTGAGCTCGCAGAGCGCCGTCGGCTACGCCGTGCACCAGTTCTTCGGCAACGGCGGCACGGTCGCCGTGATCGTCCGCGTCGCCAAGGCGGGCAGCGGCAAGGCCGCCTGCGTCACCCTGGAGTCCACCGAGGGCCACAGCGAGAGCGCGGTCCTCGAAGTGCACGCCAAGGAGCCCGGCGTGTGGGGCAACGGTCTGCGCGTCGCCGTCGACTACGACACGCCCTGCCCGGACGAAACGTTCAACCTGCGGGTGTACGACGCCAAGGGCGAGGCCCGCGAGAGCTTCACCGGTCTGTCCATGGACGCCTCGCACGGCCGGCACGCGCCGACCGTGATCAACGCGGGGTCGCGGCTCATCCGTGTCGAGGCCGTGGGCGAGGGCCGCCCCGACCCGTCCGGGACCGTCTCCAAGCCGTTCGGGCACGAACTGCCCGACCTGGCCGTCGACCTGACGGTCAAGATCGGTGAGGTCGAGCGCGAGTTCACGCTGTACGACCCCGACTGCGACGGCGAAGCCCCGTCCAACGTGGCCGAGTTGGCCCTGCTGCTCGAACGCAAGCTGCGGGCGCTGCCCGACGCTCCGGGCAAGCACGCCTTCGCGGGCGCCGAGGTCACCGCCTTCGGCAAGCGCATCCAGGTCGTCGCGGGCTCCACCGACCCCGAGGACGTCGTCCGTTTCGTCGGCGAGTGCGCCAACGACCTCGGTCTTGAGGCCTCCGTCAACCCGCCCGTCTTCCCGCTGGAGGGCGGCGAGGACGGTGGGGCGCCCGGACCGCGCGACCTCATCGGCAGCGAGGCCGACAAGACCGGCATCCAGGCGCTGCGCGGCGTCGCGGACGTCAACCTGCTCGTCCTGCCCGAGCTCGCGGCGTACGAGTCCACCGAGGACGCCATCACGGTCGTCTCGGCGGCCCAGCGGCTCTGCCAGGAGCGGCGGATCTTCCTCCTCGTCGACGCACCCGGCACCTGGGTCAGCGTGGACACCGCCCGCGCCGGACTCGCGGCCTACGACGCCGTACGCGGCAACCATGCGGGCCTGTACTTCCCGCACCTCCAGCTCACCGACCCGCTCACCGGCCGGCTGCGCTCCTTCCCGCCGTCCGGCGCGGTCGCCGGGGTCTACGCGCGCACGGACTCCGAGCGCGGGGTGTGGAAGGCGCCGGCCGGAACCGAGGCACGGCTCGCGGGCGTGCACTCGCTCACGGTCAACCTCACCGACCGCGAGACCGGGCTGCTCAACCCGCTCGGCGTCAACTGCCTGCGCACCATGCCGCTGGTGGGCCCGCTCGTGTGGGGCGCGCGCACCCTGGAGGGTTCCGACGCGCTCGACAGCGAGTGGAAGTACGTGCCCGTGCGGCGGCTCGCGCTGCACGTCGAGGAGAGCCTCCAACGAGGCCTGCAGTGGGTCGTGTTCGAGCCCAACGACGAGAACCTGTGGCAGCAGATCCGCCTCGGCGCCTCCTCGTACCTGCACACGCTGTTCCGTCAGGGCGCCTTCAAGGGCGGCACGCCGCGCGAGGCGTACTTCGTCAAGTGCGACCACGACACCACGACGGACGAGGACATCGCGAACGGCGTAGTGAACGTCCTGGTCGGCATCGCGCCGGTCAGGCCCGCCGAGTTCGTGATCGTCAGGATCCAGCAGACGTCCGGGCAGTTCGAGCTCTGA
- a CDS encoding FadR/GntR family transcriptional regulator: MSTPGRGLHGHVLESLGPAITAGEYPPGSVLRTDELAQRFEVSRSVMREAVRVLESMHLVESRRRVGVTVRPANEWNVYDPQVIRWRLAGADRPRQLRSLTVLRCAVEPVAAGLAAKHATAEQCAELTECALGMVANSRGHKLEGYLVHDVAFHRIVLNASGNEMFARLGDVVAEVLAGRTHHQVMFEDPDPAAVTLHVQVAEAVRAGDAIRAEELTREIVVGALQELDVLSPEV, encoded by the coding sequence ATGAGCACACCGGGCCGGGGGCTGCACGGCCATGTACTGGAGAGCCTCGGTCCTGCCATCACCGCGGGTGAGTACCCGCCGGGCAGCGTGCTGCGCACCGACGAGCTGGCGCAGCGTTTCGAGGTGTCACGCTCCGTGATGCGCGAGGCGGTCCGGGTCCTGGAGTCGATGCACCTGGTCGAGTCCCGTCGCCGGGTCGGCGTCACCGTACGTCCCGCGAACGAGTGGAATGTCTACGATCCCCAGGTCATCCGGTGGCGACTGGCGGGCGCCGACCGGCCGCGGCAGCTGCGCTCGCTGACCGTGCTGCGCTGTGCCGTCGAGCCCGTCGCCGCGGGGCTTGCCGCCAAGCACGCCACGGCCGAGCAGTGCGCCGAGCTCACCGAGTGTGCCCTCGGCATGGTGGCCAACTCGCGCGGTCACAAACTGGAGGGGTATCTCGTCCATGACGTGGCCTTCCACCGGATCGTGCTGAACGCGTCCGGCAACGAGATGTTCGCGCGGCTCGGTGACGTGGTCGCCGAGGTTCTCGCGGGGCGTACTCACCATCAGGTCATGTTCGAGGATCCCGACCCTGCGGCCGTCACGCTCCACGTTCAGGTCGCGGAGGCCGTCCGTGCCGGGGACGCGATTCGCGCGGAGGAACTGACGCGGGAGATCGTCGTGGGTGCGCTTCAGGAACTGGACGTTCTGAGCCCGGAGGTCTGA
- a CDS encoding YchJ family protein has translation MSRRTPQSRNQRRSAPAHNPSCPCGLAETYEKCCGRFHRGQGAAPTAEALMRSRYCAFVKRDEAYLLRTWHPRTRPARVEFDPAMRWTGLEILATSEGTAFHTTGTVTFRASYTGGSLHERSRFERVEGAWVYVDGDIGE, from the coding sequence ATGTCCCGACGCACCCCGCAATCCCGCAACCAGCGCCGTTCCGCCCCCGCGCACAACCCCTCCTGCCCTTGCGGTCTTGCGGAGACGTACGAAAAGTGCTGTGGCCGATTTCATCGGGGTCAGGGCGCGGCCCCCACCGCCGAGGCACTGATGCGCTCGCGGTACTGCGCATTCGTGAAGCGCGACGAGGCGTACCTGCTACGGACCTGGCATCCCCGCACCCGCCCGGCCCGCGTCGAGTTCGATCCGGCCATGCGCTGGACCGGCCTGGAGATCCTCGCCACGAGCGAGGGCACGGCCTTCCACACCACGGGAACGGTGACCTTCCGGGCGTCGTACACCGGGGGCTCACTGCACGAGCGCAGCCGATTCGAGCGGGTCGAGGGGGCGTGGGTGTACGTGGACGGGGACATCGGCGAGTAG